One region of Priestia megaterium genomic DNA includes:
- the cyoE gene encoding heme o synthase yields MKNTEVITKESLPINQYFSREVISAIIKTGIIKSNSLGMVAGLCLAIAVNDLSFVTQIPIIILALIGTSFVVGGAGAVNNFYDRDIDAIMKRTKDRPTVTGAVNPKFALWLGLALFVIGVGILFLVSNMAAIMGILGFFFYVVPYTMLTKRTTIYNTEVGSISGAMPPIIGWAAISPDLFHPVAIGLFVFMFLWQPPHFYAIAIRRLEEYKAAGVPMLPVVKGIRRSKVQTLVYLVILLAASFLFLSFSKIIAFTMFGLTLVWMLLGIVGFKKLEDTKWATLMFVFSLNHLTIIFALMIILSFFK; encoded by the coding sequence GTGAAAAATACCGAAGTTATCACAAAGGAATCACTTCCTATCAATCAGTATTTTTCCCGGGAAGTAATCAGTGCTATTATAAAAACTGGGATTATTAAATCGAACTCACTAGGAATGGTTGCTGGGCTTTGTCTCGCAATTGCTGTTAATGACTTAAGCTTTGTGACACAAATTCCTATCATTATTTTGGCTTTAATTGGGACATCCTTTGTCGTAGGAGGAGCTGGGGCAGTTAATAACTTCTATGACCGTGATATCGATGCAATCATGAAACGTACAAAAGACAGACCGACGGTAACAGGAGCGGTCAACCCTAAATTTGCTCTATGGTTAGGACTGGCTTTATTTGTTATTGGTGTAGGTATTTTATTTTTAGTTTCTAACATGGCCGCCATTATGGGTATTTTAGGATTTTTCTTTTATGTAGTGCCTTATACTATGCTTACAAAACGTACAACCATTTATAATACCGAAGTCGGAAGTATTTCTGGAGCTATGCCTCCAATCATTGGCTGGGCCGCTATTTCACCAGACTTATTTCATCCGGTAGCAATTGGATTGTTTGTATTTATGTTTTTATGGCAGCCTCCTCACTTCTACGCTATTGCGATTAGAAGACTTGAGGAATATAAAGCCGCAGGTGTACCAATGCTTCCTGTAGTAAAAGGTATCCGTCGTTCCAAAGTCCAAACGCTTGTATACCTAGTTATTTTACTAGCGGCATCGTTCTTATTTTTATCGTTTAGTAAAATTATCGCATTTACAATGTTCGGTTTAACACTCGTGTGGATGCTTCTTGGAATTGTTGGATTTAAAAAATTAGAAGATACAAAATGGGCTACTTTAATGTTTGTGTTCTCATTGAACCATCTTACGATTATTTTTGCCCTTATGATTATACTGTCATTTTTTAAATAA
- a CDS encoding poly-gamma-glutamate hydrolase family protein — MPDKYASFSELASYEVYNQDYKIQFEIRPSNIIMLAIHGGGIETGTSELAVGLAGNEYSYYIFEGLKKSGNADLHITSTHFDEPHALTIISKEDYAVSFHGYNDKSEKHTKIGGADKALRSKVHEALVSKGFSTEILSDQDPVSGTSPRNITNKTARRMGVQIEISKAQREAFFSTNTRNERKNSKTQEFFEYISAIRSAFPLR; from the coding sequence ATGCCAGATAAATATGCTAGCTTCTCTGAACTTGCCTCTTATGAAGTATACAACCAAGACTACAAAATTCAATTTGAAATCAGACCTTCTAACATTATTATGCTCGCGATACACGGCGGAGGTATTGAAACTGGAACATCCGAACTTGCTGTTGGCCTAGCGGGCAACGAATACTCGTACTATATATTTGAAGGGTTAAAGAAATCAGGAAATGCCGATCTTCATATCACATCCACTCATTTTGATGAACCTCATGCGTTAACGATTATATCAAAAGAAGACTATGCAGTATCTTTTCATGGATACAACGACAAAAGTGAAAAGCATACTAAAATCGGCGGTGCTGACAAAGCGTTAAGGTCCAAAGTACATGAAGCGCTTGTTTCTAAAGGCTTTAGTACAGAAATTTTATCAGATCAAGATCCTGTTTCCGGTACCAGCCCTAGAAATATAACCAATAAAACAGCTAGGCGGATGGGTGTGCAAATTGAGATAAGTAAAGCGCAAAGAGAAGCTTTTTTTTCAACTAACACGAGAAATGAACGTAAAAATTCGAAAACCCAGGAATTTTTTGAGTATATATCAGCTATTAGAAGTGCATTTCCTCTTAGATAA
- a CDS encoding carbohydrate kinase family protein, whose translation MKKGIISYGEAFIDFIAKNESNTDFDPFLGGTTVNVAVGVQKLGAKASYICKLGSDETSDFVRKKLLIEGVNQSGCVTSVTKKVCEVYVHKSKEGDRYFHSYIDSTPHEQVYKYELQEALFEKAAIFYFGSGTLFHPISQETTREAVRLAKKYLMLVAFDPNIRMKRWESEAACRNIVTSFLYETDILKISQDELLFLMNSTDLAESLEKLRAYHIPFVWVTQGEKGAVAVTANQMLHVSAKKVQAIDTTGAGDAFMAGILWCIHEKGLPESEESCKQYTMFANALGGAVSARYGGMISLKAKDVSNIKAGS comes from the coding sequence GTGAAAAAAGGAATTATTTCATACGGTGAGGCATTTATTGATTTTATCGCCAAAAATGAATCTAACACTGACTTTGACCCTTTTTTAGGAGGCACAACCGTTAATGTAGCAGTTGGAGTTCAGAAGTTAGGAGCAAAAGCATCTTATATCTGCAAGTTAGGGAGTGATGAAACAAGTGATTTTGTAAGAAAGAAGCTTTTAATTGAAGGAGTAAACCAAAGCGGCTGTGTAACTTCGGTGACGAAAAAAGTTTGTGAAGTGTATGTACATAAAAGTAAAGAAGGAGATCGTTACTTTCATTCCTACATAGATTCTACCCCTCATGAGCAAGTGTATAAATATGAGCTGCAGGAAGCTCTATTTGAGAAGGCAGCGATTTTTTATTTTGGATCAGGCACTTTGTTTCATCCGATTTCCCAGGAAACTACAAGAGAAGCTGTGAGGCTCGCAAAAAAATATCTTATGCTGGTAGCTTTTGATCCGAATATTCGAATGAAAAGATGGGAAAGTGAAGCAGCATGTAGAAATATTGTAACATCGTTTTTGTACGAAACAGATATTTTGAAAATCTCTCAAGATGAGCTCCTATTTTTGATGAATTCAACAGATCTGGCAGAAAGCCTAGAAAAACTGAGAGCGTATCATATTCCGTTCGTATGGGTCACTCAAGGAGAAAAGGGCGCAGTAGCCGTTACTGCAAATCAAATGCTTCATGTGAGTGCAAAAAAAGTGCAGGCGATAGATACAACAGGAGCGGGTGATGCATTTATGGCAGGAATTCTCTGGTGTATTCATGAAAAAGGTTTGCCTGAAAGTGAGGAGTCATGTAAGCAGTACACAATGTTTGCCAACGCGTTAGGTGGAGCAGTTTCGGCGAGATACGGAGGAATGATTTCGCTTAAAGCAAAAGATGTATCTAATATAAAAGCAGGTAGCTGA